In Methylobacterium aquaticum, the following are encoded in one genomic region:
- a CDS encoding DUF1778 domain-containing protein: MSDGVPDRSVARREVARRGTTINLRVETETRDLIDAAAEAIGKNRTEFMIEAARRHAIDVLLDQRLFRLDPDAFDAFDAALDNPPSPSERLVALMRKKPLWAK; the protein is encoded by the coding sequence ATGAGCGACGGCGTTCCGGACCGCTCCGTCGCGCGCCGGGAGGTTGCGCGCCGTGGCACGACCATCAACCTTCGCGTCGAGACGGAAACCCGTGACCTGATCGACGCTGCCGCCGAGGCGATTGGCAAGAACCGCACCGAGTTCATGATCGAAGCCGCGCGCCGGCACGCGATCGACGTGCTGCTCGATCAAAGGCTTTTCCGCCTTGACCCGGATGCTTTCGACGCGTTCGACGCTGCCCTCGACAATCCTCCCTCGCCGAGTGAGCGCCTCGTCGCTCTCATGCGGAAGAAGCCGCTATGGGCGAAGTAG
- a CDS encoding phosphoenolpyruvate carboxylase encodes MDRLQGSHIQGSDPQASDPHDAATLEADLLGLVEEARHQASQDPFRNPVLTVALAISRLFDREEIREEDLAGLFVRLRGQALEARAARLRAYLGLGAEADSQAATQAVAAAALGDPEMGFETARARVERTRFAAVFTAHPTFGMPKAVARLLAEAASEPDPAARHAPIAQAAALSARADPVITLNDEFDQARHAVQHGRAALDGLNAALLRAARERWPDRWSELVPMPVVLASWVGCDTDGRTDIGWWDTLRYRLESKRTQFDRVLAQLPDDPASEPARRLAEEAKAAVLRQLAVAPKLGEQPSLEAVHRFALALIIERDRAQTEAGPLLALLDRAVTKAADDEARLALCILRAGVAAHGLQNGLPHFRLNASQVHNAVRRELDQDGDPIDPAQRRSHLASINALLDAVAAVPVDFGALAAERASAARLMMTIAQILKHVDGTHPVRFLIAETETGYTLLAALWLAQHFGIGDKVEITPLFETASALEQGVHVIEDALRSPHWRAYLKRTGRLVVQFGYSDSGRYVGQLAATFWIERLRFRITELMAAHDLTDIELVIFDTHGESIGRGAHPTSLADRLAYLAPDHARRRNREAGIRTSLESSFQGSDGYLMFGTKTLAEATVARIGEHVYSRLQPAPDPIYAEGDFATEFFTGVRQDMERLVDDPGYAALLGTFGPNLIDRTGSRPVARQSDGGGPVAITHPRQMRAIPNNAILQQLGFLANSLHGVGRAAGRAPDLFVEMRERSERFARAFRLVQEATAVGDLDVLRAYIDTLDPSVWLERARRATRDGRREEIVAVAAALDRLNLAPHLRRLFGRLTQDHLMLHSVAPDLPGMTPRLALLHALRLALIHRIWFLAVHIPGFRPQNGITREALIERILRLDVESCLKLLDDIFPVTPDPTLGLNFGEPAGPRGAGTYEAEHRTLFAPIRRLFVLVREISGMIQHEVGAFG; translated from the coding sequence ATGGACAGGCTCCAAGGTTCCCACATCCAAGGTTCCGATCCGCAAGCCTCCGACCCGCACGACGCCGCGACCCTCGAGGCGGACCTGCTCGGGCTGGTCGAGGAGGCGCGCCACCAGGCGAGCCAGGATCCGTTCCGCAACCCCGTCCTGACCGTGGCCCTGGCGATCAGCCGCCTGTTCGACCGGGAGGAGATCCGCGAGGAGGATCTGGCCGGGCTGTTCGTGCGCCTGCGCGGCCAGGCCCTGGAGGCCCGGGCGGCGCGGCTGCGGGCCTATCTCGGCCTCGGGGCGGAGGCGGATTCGCAAGCGGCGACGCAGGCCGTGGCGGCGGCCGCCCTCGGCGACCCGGAGATGGGCTTCGAGACCGCCCGCGCCCGAGTCGAGCGGACGCGCTTTGCCGCCGTGTTCACCGCCCACCCGACCTTCGGGATGCCGAAGGCCGTGGCGAGGCTCCTGGCCGAGGCCGCCTCCGAGCCCGATCCGGCGGCGCGCCATGCCCCGATCGCGCAAGCCGCCGCGCTCTCGGCCCGGGCCGACCCGGTCATCACCCTCAACGACGAGTTCGACCAGGCCCGGCACGCGGTCCAGCACGGCCGCGCGGCCCTCGACGGGCTGAACGCGGCGCTCCTGCGCGCCGCCCGCGAGCGCTGGCCCGATCGCTGGAGCGAGCTCGTCCCGATGCCGGTGGTGCTGGCCTCCTGGGTCGGCTGCGACACCGACGGGCGCACCGATATCGGCTGGTGGGACACCCTGCGCTACCGGCTCGAATCGAAGCGCACCCAGTTCGACCGGGTGCTGGCCCAGCTCCCTGACGATCCCGCCTCGGAGCCCGCCCGGCGGCTGGCCGAGGAGGCCAAGGCGGCCGTCCTGCGCCAGCTCGCGGTGGCGCCGAAGCTCGGCGAGCAGCCGAGCCTCGAGGCGGTGCATCGCTTCGCGCTGGCCCTCATCATCGAGCGCGACCGGGCCCAGACCGAGGCCGGCCCGCTTCTCGCCCTCCTCGACCGGGCGGTGACGAAGGCCGCCGACGACGAGGCGCGGCTCGCGCTCTGCATCCTGCGGGCGGGCGTCGCCGCGCACGGGCTCCAGAACGGCCTGCCGCATTTCCGGCTCAACGCCAGCCAGGTCCACAACGCGGTGCGCCGCGAGCTCGACCAGGACGGCGACCCGATCGATCCGGCCCAGCGCCGCTCGCACCTCGCCTCGATCAACGCGCTGCTCGATGCCGTCGCGGCGGTGCCGGTGGATTTCGGGGCGCTCGCCGCCGAGCGGGCCTCGGCCGCCCGGCTGATGATGACGATCGCCCAGATCCTCAAGCACGTCGACGGCACCCACCCGGTCCGGTTCCTGATCGCCGAGACCGAGACCGGCTACACGCTCCTCGCCGCGCTCTGGCTCGCCCAGCATTTCGGCATCGGCGACAAGGTCGAGATCACGCCCCTGTTCGAGACGGCCTCGGCGCTGGAACAGGGCGTGCACGTGATCGAGGACGCGCTCCGCTCACCCCACTGGCGGGCCTATCTCAAGCGCACCGGGCGCTTGGTGGTGCAGTTCGGCTACTCGGATTCGGGGCGTTATGTCGGCCAGCTCGCCGCGACGTTCTGGATCGAGCGGCTGCGCTTCCGCATCACCGAGTTGATGGCGGCGCACGACCTCACCGACATCGAGCTCGTGATCTTCGACACCCACGGCGAATCGATCGGCCGGGGCGCCCATCCGACGAGCCTCGCCGACCGCCTGGCCTACCTCGCCCCTGATCACGCCCGGCGGCGCAACCGCGAGGCCGGGATCCGCACCAGCCTCGAATCGAGCTTCCAGGGCAGCGACGGCTACCTGATGTTCGGGACGAAGACCCTGGCCGAGGCGACGGTCGCGCGCATCGGCGAGCACGTCTACAGCCGGCTCCAGCCCGCCCCCGACCCGATCTATGCCGAGGGCGACTTCGCCACCGAGTTCTTCACCGGCGTGCGCCAGGACATGGAGCGGCTGGTCGACGATCCGGGCTATGCGGCTTTGCTCGGCACCTTCGGGCCGAACCTGATCGACCGTACCGGCTCGCGCCCGGTGGCGCGGCAATCCGACGGCGGCGGACCCGTCGCCATCACCCATCCGCGCCAGATGCGGGCGATCCCCAACAACGCGATCCTCCAGCAGCTCGGCTTCCTGGCCAATTCCCTGCACGGGGTCGGGCGGGCGGCGGGTCGCGCGCCCGACCTGTTCGTCGAGATGCGCGAGCGCTCCGAGCGCTTCGCCCGCGCCTTCCGGCTGGTGCAGGAGGCCACCGCCGTCGGCGACCTCGACGTCTTGCGCGCCTATATCGACACCCTCGACCCCTCGGTCTGGCTCGAGCGGGCGCGTCGCGCCACCCGGGACGGACGCCGCGAGGAGATCGTGGCGGTCGCCGCCGCCCTCGACCGGCTCAACCTCGCCCCCCACCTGCGCCGCCTGTTCGGCCGGCTGACGCAGGACCACCTGATGCTGCATTCCGTGGCCCCCGACCTGCCCGGGATGACGCCGCGGCTCGCGCTCCTGCATGCGCTACGCCTGGCGCTGATCCACCGGATCTGGTTCCTGGCGGTGCACATCCCGGGCTTCCGGCCGCAGAACGGCATCACCCGCGAGGCCCTGATCGAGCGCATCCTGCGCCTCGACGTCGAGAGCTGCCTGAAGCTCCTCGACGACATCTTCCCGGTCACGCCGGACCCGACGCTCGGGCTCAATTTCGGCGAGCCGGCGGGGCCCCGCGGCGCCGGCACCTACGAGGCCGAGCACCGCACCCTGTTCGCCCCGATCCGCCGCCTGTTCGTCCTGGTGCGCGAGATCAGCGGCATGATCCAGCACGAGGTGGGGGCGTTCGGGTAA
- a CDS encoding Crp/Fnr family transcriptional regulator, which translates to MAEFLIRKLEHFTSLSTEDKLALDHASRQRTRRVRSRDDIVHEGDLPQGVSLILDGWACRYKTLEDGRRQIIAYLLPGDLCDQNVSILREMDHSIGTVTAVTLAEIPAETMRQLTAGQARLSQALTWESLVAAAIQREWTVNIGQRTAFERLGHLLCELFVRLRAVGLTQGNACELPLTQAEIADTIGLSVVHVNRTLQELRNIGLISLRGRELIIHRLEALQRAVQFNPNYLHLGREGRHLDANES; encoded by the coding sequence TTGGCCGAGTTTCTCATTCGCAAGCTCGAGCACTTCACGAGCTTGTCCACCGAAGACAAACTCGCGCTCGACCACGCGTCGCGCCAGCGCACGCGTCGTGTCCGGTCGCGGGACGACATCGTCCACGAGGGTGACCTGCCCCAGGGCGTGAGCCTGATCCTCGACGGCTGGGCCTGCCGGTACAAGACCCTCGAGGACGGACGCCGCCAGATCATCGCCTACCTGCTGCCCGGCGACCTGTGCGACCAGAACGTCTCGATCCTGCGGGAGATGGACCATTCCATTGGCACCGTCACCGCCGTCACCCTGGCCGAGATCCCCGCCGAGACCATGCGCCAGCTCACCGCCGGCCAGGCCCGGCTGTCGCAGGCCCTGACCTGGGAATCCCTGGTGGCGGCGGCGATCCAGCGCGAATGGACCGTGAATATCGGCCAGCGCACCGCGTTCGAGCGCCTGGGGCACCTGCTCTGCGAACTCTTCGTGCGGCTGCGCGCGGTCGGGCTCACCCAGGGCAATGCCTGCGAGCTGCCCCTGACCCAGGCCGAGATCGCCGATACGATCGGGCTGTCGGTGGTCCACGTGAACCGCACGTTGCAGGAATTGCGCAACATCGGGCTGATTTCCCTGCGCGGCCGCGAACTCATCATCCACCGGCTCGAGGCGTTGCAGCGGGCTGTGCAGTTCAACCCGAACTACCTCCATCTGGGCCGCGAAGGGCGGCACCTCGACGCCAATGAGTCCTGA
- a CDS encoding PAS domain-containing protein, with product MSPETDRFEADAGRGGEGPDFRGMVETIPHLVWQSNPLGDWVWASPQWAAFTGQSPSCSRGNGWLDAVHPEDRERTRDAWRAASRQGHLAVEHRLCRRPAEAGDPYLWFSTQATPRRGDDGRPTTWFGTSTDIHALTLMRRGQDRLIHELQRQGRNNLAVIHGIVRRIADNAATAEDVVAHIGDRLAAMARIQAEVSREPLAGVALDVLIRDELSAHALPDPTELAGPPVRLPPETAEKLGLALHELVLGAVLDGDDRIAATWTVTPADLVLTWRTRARSGAPADGARTMSAEMLQRMLAYDLHAVTTVTEAGRERQVVIVLPLPR from the coding sequence ATGAGTCCTGAGACGGACCGGTTCGAGGCCGATGCGGGCAGGGGAGGGGAGGGCCCCGACTTCCGCGGGATGGTCGAGACCATCCCGCACCTCGTCTGGCAGTCGAACCCGCTGGGCGACTGGGTCTGGGCGAGCCCGCAATGGGCCGCCTTCACCGGGCAGTCCCCGAGTTGCAGCCGCGGCAACGGCTGGCTCGATGCCGTGCATCCGGAGGATCGCGAGCGCACGCGAGACGCCTGGCGGGCGGCGTCCCGTCAGGGCCACCTCGCCGTCGAGCACCGCCTGTGCCGGCGGCCGGCCGAGGCGGGCGATCCCTATCTCTGGTTCTCCACCCAGGCCACGCCCCGGCGCGGCGACGACGGCCGGCCGACGACCTGGTTCGGCACCTCGACCGACATCCACGCCCTCACCCTGATGCGACGGGGGCAGGATCGCCTGATCCACGAGCTGCAGCGCCAGGGCCGCAACAACCTCGCGGTCATTCACGGGATCGTGCGCCGCATCGCGGACAATGCGGCGACGGCGGAGGACGTGGTGGCCCATATCGGCGACCGCCTCGCCGCGATGGCCCGCATCCAGGCCGAGGTGTCGCGCGAGCCCCTGGCCGGGGTCGCCCTGGACGTGCTGATCCGCGACGAGCTCTCCGCCCATGCCCTGCCGGATCCGACCGAACTCGCCGGCCCGCCGGTGCGGCTGCCGCCCGAGACGGCGGAGAAACTCGGCCTTGCCCTGCACGAACTGGTGCTGGGCGCCGTCCTCGACGGCGACGACCGCATCGCCGCGACCTGGACCGTGACGCCCGCCGACCTCGTCCTGACCTGGCGCACGCGGGCGAGGTCCGGTGCGCCGGCCGACGGCGCCAGAACCATGAGCGCCGAGATGCTGCAGCGGATGCTCGCCTACGACCTCCACGCCGTCACCACCGTGACCGAGGCCGGCCGCGAGCGCCAGGTCGTGATCGTGCTGCCGCTGCCGCGGTGA
- a CDS encoding AzlC family ABC transporter permease — protein MSHVPAAPFTRAGILTGIRLSLPLWPSIAVFGAAFGAAAAQRGVSLGEAVGASALVYAGSAQMVTLEVWGQPWTVSALLAAMTVTGLINARMILMGATIQPWMRGTPLWRTAMTLFVLVDASWLIGVRHRSEGGRDLGVLFGAGIGLWPLWVASTAAGHFAGALVTQPRAYALDMILPIFFAAMLAPLWRGVRPALPWLASGLVALVVQRLVPGYAFIAAGAVAGLVTGLLVDDGAAR, from the coding sequence ATGTCGCACGTCCCCGCCGCGCCGTTCACCCGGGCCGGCATCCTCACGGGCATCCGGCTCAGCCTGCCGCTCTGGCCCAGCATCGCGGTGTTCGGTGCCGCCTTCGGGGCGGCGGCGGCCCAGCGCGGCGTGAGCCTGGGCGAGGCGGTCGGCGCCAGCGCGCTGGTCTATGCCGGCTCGGCCCAGATGGTCACGCTGGAGGTCTGGGGCCAGCCCTGGACGGTCAGCGCGCTCCTCGCCGCCATGACGGTGACCGGGCTCATCAACGCCCGCATGATCCTGATGGGGGCGACGATCCAGCCCTGGATGCGCGGCACGCCGCTCTGGCGCACGGCGATGACGCTGTTCGTCCTCGTCGATGCGAGCTGGCTCATCGGCGTGCGCCACCGCTCCGAGGGCGGCCGCGACCTCGGCGTGCTGTTCGGCGCCGGCATCGGCCTGTGGCCGCTCTGGGTCGCCTCGACGGCGGCCGGCCACTTCGCCGGCGCCCTGGTGACCCAGCCCCGGGCCTATGCCCTCGACATGATCCTGCCGATCTTCTTCGCCGCCATGCTGGCGCCGCTCTGGCGCGGGGTGCGGCCGGCCCTGCCCTGGCTCGCCTCGGGCCTCGTCGCGCTCGTGGTGCAGCGGCTGGTGCCGGGCTACGCCTTCATCGCGGCGGGCGCGGTGGCCGGCCTCGTCACCGGCCTCCTCGTCGATGACGGGGCGGCGCGATGA
- a CDS encoding AzlD family protein: MIDTLLASPAGPWIAILALALVTYLCRASGVVLMSRVRLTPRVERGLRALPGSIVVATAVPTGLSAGLPGLLGLVTAAGVMALTRFELAAVLAGMGVVALGRLAGL, from the coding sequence ATGATCGATACCCTTCTCGCCAGCCCCGCCGGGCCCTGGATCGCCATCCTGGCGCTCGCCCTCGTCACCTATCTCTGCCGCGCCTCCGGCGTGGTGCTGATGAGCCGGGTGCGGCTCACCCCGCGGGTCGAGCGGGGGTTGCGCGCCCTGCCGGGCTCGATCGTGGTCGCGACCGCCGTGCCGACTGGCCTCTCCGCCGGCCTGCCGGGGCTCCTCGGCCTCGTCACGGCGGCCGGGGTGATGGCGCTGACCCGGTTCGAGCTGGCGGCGGTGCTGGCCGGGATGGGGGTGGTGGCGTTGGGGCGGCTGGCGGGGTTGTAG
- a CDS encoding low molecular weight phosphatase family protein, with product MQSVLFVCNFNAVRSACAEALARHYFGKSVYVQSAGVRSGEPTDPFMISALDEIGIDASRHRPRTLEELEEWEGLNFDLIISLSPEAHHAALELTRTVAADVEYWPTPDPTVSQGSREQRLDAYRDVRDGLGFRIRQRLR from the coding sequence GTGCAGTCGGTGCTGTTCGTCTGCAACTTCAACGCCGTGCGCTCGGCCTGCGCCGAGGCGCTGGCGCGGCACTATTTCGGCAAGTCGGTCTACGTGCAGTCCGCCGGCGTGCGCAGCGGCGAGCCGACCGACCCGTTCATGATCTCCGCCCTCGACGAGATCGGCATCGACGCCTCGCGCCACCGCCCCCGCACCCTGGAGGAGCTGGAGGAGTGGGAGGGCCTGAACTTCGACCTGATCATCTCGCTCTCGCCGGAGGCCCACCACGCCGCCCTCGAGCTGACCCGGACGGTCGCGGCCGATGTCGAGTACTGGCCGACCCCGGACCCGACCGTGTCGCAGGGCTCGCGGGAACAGCGCCTCGATGCCTATCGCGACGTGCGGGACGGGCTGGGGTTTCGCATCCGGCAGCGGTTGCGGTGA
- a CDS encoding UPF0262 family protein, whose translation MASETPDPRQRLAAVTLDEDSIGRGNPDQEHERAIAIYDILESNSFCVANHDGGPYALALGLVENKLSFAIATAEGQPVMTHLLSLTPFRGVIRDYEMICDSYFKAIRTASPSQIEAIDMGRRGVHNEASELLRQRLEGKVEIDHDTARRLFTLIFALHWKG comes from the coding sequence ATGGCGAGCGAGACTCCCGATCCGCGACAGCGCCTGGCGGCGGTGACGCTCGACGAGGATTCGATCGGGCGCGGCAACCCCGACCAGGAGCACGAGCGCGCCATCGCGATCTACGACATCCTGGAATCGAACAGTTTCTGCGTCGCCAACCACGACGGCGGCCCCTACGCGCTGGCTCTGGGCCTCGTCGAGAACAAGCTCTCCTTCGCGATCGCGACCGCCGAGGGCCAGCCGGTGATGACCCATCTCCTGTCGCTGACGCCGTTCCGCGGCGTGATCCGCGACTACGAGATGATCTGCGACAGCTACTTCAAGGCGATCCGCACCGCCTCGCCGAGCCAGATCGAGGCGATCGACATGGGTCGGCGCGGGGTCCACAACGAGGCGTCCGAGCTGCTGCGCCAGCGCCTGGAGGGCAAGGTGGAGATCGACCACGACACCGCCCGCCGGCTGTTCACCCTGATCTTCGCCCTGCACTGGAAGGGCTGA
- the hisD gene encoding histidinol dehydrogenase, producing MQRLDSRDPDFESHFARLLSVKREVAEDVDNAVRDIIRDVVENGDAALIDYTTRFDRLALTPDTIRVSAEEIDAATAACSKEALDALALAKDRIETYHRAQVPADHRETDALGVTLGWRWTALESVGLYVPGGTASYPSSVLMNAVPAKVAGVPRLAMVVPTPDGVTNPLVLAAARLAGVDEVFRVGGAQAVAALAYGTATIRPVAKIVGPGNAYVAAAKRRVFGQVGIDMIAGPSEVLILADASANPDWVAADLLAQAEHDTAAQAILVTDSDALADAVAAAVEGQLKTLPRREIATASWRVYGAIVRVERLADAIPLVDRLAPEHLEIESSDAEDLAARVRNAGAIFLGAHTPEAIGDYVGGPNHVLPTARSARFSSGLGVLDFMKRTSLLSCTPEALRALGPAAVALGRSEGLEGHARSVAIRLNL from the coding sequence ATGCAGCGCCTCGATTCCCGCGATCCCGATTTCGAGTCGCACTTCGCCCGCCTGCTCTCGGTCAAGCGCGAGGTGGCGGAGGATGTCGACAACGCGGTGCGCGACATCATCCGCGACGTGGTCGAAAACGGCGACGCCGCGCTGATCGACTACACGACGCGCTTCGACCGGCTCGCCCTGACGCCTGACACGATCCGGGTCTCGGCGGAGGAGATCGACGCCGCGACCGCCGCCTGCTCGAAGGAGGCCCTCGACGCCCTGGCTCTCGCCAAGGATCGGATCGAGACCTACCACCGTGCCCAGGTGCCGGCCGACCACCGCGAGACCGACGCGCTCGGCGTGACGCTGGGCTGGCGCTGGACCGCGCTCGAATCGGTCGGCCTCTACGTGCCGGGCGGCACCGCGAGCTATCCCTCCTCGGTGCTGATGAACGCGGTGCCGGCCAAGGTCGCGGGCGTGCCGCGCCTCGCCATGGTGGTGCCGACGCCGGACGGGGTCACCAACCCGCTGGTGCTGGCCGCGGCCAGGCTCGCCGGGGTCGACGAGGTGTTCCGGGTCGGCGGCGCGCAAGCCGTGGCGGCGCTCGCCTACGGCACGGCCACCATCCGGCCGGTCGCCAAGATCGTCGGGCCGGGCAACGCCTACGTGGCGGCGGCCAAGCGCCGGGTCTTCGGCCAGGTCGGCATCGACATGATCGCCGGTCCCTCCGAGGTGCTGATCCTCGCCGATGCCAGCGCCAACCCGGACTGGGTCGCGGCCGACCTGCTGGCCCAGGCCGAGCACGACACCGCCGCCCAGGCCATCCTGGTCACCGACAGCGACGCGCTGGCGGACGCCGTGGCGGCGGCGGTCGAGGGACAGCTGAAGACCCTGCCGCGGCGTGAGATCGCCACCGCGAGCTGGCGCGTCTACGGCGCGATCGTGCGGGTGGAGCGCCTCGCCGACGCGATCCCGCTGGTCGACCGCCTGGCGCCGGAGCATCTCGAGATCGAATCGTCCGATGCCGAGGATCTGGCGGCGCGGGTGCGCAATGCCGGGGCGATCTTCCTCGGCGCCCACACGCCGGAGGCGATCGGCGATTATGTCGGCGGCCCCAACCACGTCCTGCCGACCGCCCGCTCGGCCCGGTTCTCCTCCGGCCTTGGCGTGCTCGACTTCATGAAGCGGACCTCGCTCCTGTCCTGCACCCCCGAGGCCCTGCGGGCGCTGGGTCCTGCCGCAGTGGCGCTCGGCCGCTCGGAGGGGCTGGAGGGCCATGCCCGCTCGGTGGCGATCCGCCTGAACCTTTAA
- a CDS encoding DUF2948 family protein, whose amino-acid sequence MELLKLAALDADDLAVISTHLQDAVLRTGDLAYLPRERRFALVARRFDWECPDGVPPRRRLTGLHFERVLSVRCRDIPRDEPDSPLELLAMTFEPGEAPSGIATLVFSGGAAIRLELECIEAAMRDLGPVWQAESKPAHASLDLPLGKNLPLDAA is encoded by the coding sequence ATGGAGCTCCTGAAGCTCGCTGCCCTCGACGCCGACGATCTCGCGGTCATCTCGACCCACCTTCAGGATGCGGTCCTGCGGACCGGAGACCTCGCCTACCTGCCCCGGGAGCGCCGCTTCGCCCTGGTGGCGCGGCGCTTCGACTGGGAATGCCCGGACGGCGTCCCGCCCCGGCGGCGGCTGACCGGCCTGCATTTCGAGCGGGTGCTCTCCGTCCGCTGCCGCGACATCCCGCGCGACGAGCCCGACAGCCCGCTCGAGCTGCTGGCCATGACCTTCGAACCCGGCGAGGCGCCGTCCGGCATCGCCACCCTGGTCTTCTCCGGCGGGGCTGCGATCCGGCTCGAACTCGAATGCATCGAGGCGGCGATGCGGGATCTCGGCCCGGTCTGGCAGGCCGAGAGCAAGCCGGCCCATGCCTCCCTGGACCTGCCTCTCGGCAAGAACTTGCCCCTCGACGCGGCCTGA
- a CDS encoding LysR substrate-binding domain-containing protein, with translation MTRLIDPVLLRTLAAVVRSRSFSRAAEQLGLGQSTVSQHVQRLEAQVGHRLVARDTHSVALTPEGETVLGFARTVLDAHERLERALSGGPVRGKVRFGASEDFVQSRLSEVLRDFREAHPSVDLELSVALTGFLHDALARGELDLVLGKRHVGETQGMLVRRDRLVWVGLPTALPERGEPVALASFPAPSITRAVALAALTQEGRAFRITCTCASLSGLRAAALAGVGLMAQPRSLIPDGLQELAHPDLPRLADVEFVLSGPGLHREPSRALAHEILNADIWD, from the coding sequence ATGACCCGCCTGATCGATCCGGTGCTGCTGCGCACCCTGGCGGCGGTGGTGCGCAGCCGCAGCTTCAGCCGGGCGGCCGAGCAGCTCGGGCTGGGCCAGTCGACGGTGAGCCAGCACGTCCAGCGCCTGGAGGCGCAGGTCGGCCACCGGCTGGTGGCGCGCGACACCCATTCGGTGGCCCTGACCCCGGAGGGCGAGACGGTCCTGGGCTTCGCCCGCACGGTGCTCGACGCCCATGAGCGGCTGGAGCGAGCGCTCTCCGGCGGCCCGGTGCGGGGCAAGGTGCGCTTCGGCGCCTCGGAGGATTTCGTGCAGAGCCGGCTGTCGGAGGTCCTGCGCGATTTCCGCGAGGCCCACCCGTCGGTCGACCTCGAACTGAGCGTGGCGCTGACCGGCTTCCTGCACGACGCGCTGGCGCGCGGCGAACTCGACCTCGTGCTCGGCAAGCGCCATGTCGGCGAGACGCAAGGCATGCTGGTGCGGCGCGACCGGCTGGTCTGGGTCGGGCTCCCCACCGCCCTGCCGGAGCGGGGCGAGCCGGTGGCGCTCGCGAGCTTCCCGGCGCCCAGCATCACCCGGGCGGTGGCTCTGGCCGCGCTCACCCAGGAGGGCCGGGCTTTTCGCATCACCTGCACCTGCGCCAGCCTCAGCGGCTTGCGCGCCGCGGCGCTCGCCGGGGTCGGCCTGATGGCGCAGCCCCGCAGCCTGATCCCGGACGGCTTGCAGGAACTGGCGCATCCGGACCTGCCGCGGCTGGCCGATGTCGAGTTCGTCCTGTCCGGGCCCGGGCTCCACCGCGAGCCGAGCCGGGCGCTGGCGCACGAGATCCTGAACGCGGATATCTGGGACTGA
- a CDS encoding bile acid:sodium symporter family protein — translation MLSRFRPDTFTLMIVGALILGSLLPVQGRAAEWLGVFADGMIALLFFLHGARIDRQTALAGLVHWRLHLVVFASTFALFPILGLAAGLLSPALLTPALAAGVLFLCVLPSTVQSSIAFTSVAGGNVPAAICSASASNILGMLITPLLVAVLLNTQGSHHSFDWGAVGKIMAQLLLPFAVGQLLQPRLGPWLTRHKPLTMVVDRGSILLIVYIAFSHAVATGLWSRTPLPALATMLVVDLVLLALVLTITTAASRLLGFSKEDEITIVFCGSKKSLASGVPMANVIFAGQDVGGILLPLMLFHQVQLMACATLARRYAARAQAVLAAEGPDRAGVAPAAAKLAAR, via the coding sequence ATGCTCTCGCGCTTTCGTCCCGACACCTTCACGCTGATGATCGTCGGCGCCCTGATCCTCGGCAGCCTCCTGCCGGTGCAGGGCCGGGCGGCCGAATGGCTCGGCGTCTTCGCCGACGGCATGATCGCGCTTCTGTTCTTCCTGCACGGCGCGCGCATCGACCGGCAGACGGCGCTCGCCGGCCTGGTGCATTGGCGCCTGCACCTCGTGGTCTTCGCCTCGACCTTCGCGCTGTTCCCGATCCTCGGGCTGGCCGCCGGCCTGCTCAGCCCGGCCCTGCTGACCCCGGCGCTCGCCGCGGGCGTCCTCTTCCTCTGCGTCCTGCCCTCCACGGTGCAATCCTCCATCGCCTTCACGTCGGTAGCGGGCGGCAACGTGCCGGCGGCGATCTGCTCGGCCTCGGCCTCGAACATCCTCGGCATGCTCATCACCCCGCTCCTCGTCGCGGTGCTGCTGAACACGCAGGGCAGCCACCACAGCTTCGACTGGGGGGCGGTGGGCAAGATCATGGCCCAGCTGCTCCTGCCCTTCGCGGTCGGCCAGCTCCTGCAGCCGCGCCTCGGGCCATGGCTGACCCGGCACAAGCCCCTGACCATGGTGGTCGATCGCGGCTCGATCCTGCTCATCGTCTATATCGCCTTCAGCCACGCGGTGGCGACGGGCCTGTGGAGCCGCACGCCCCTGCCGGCGCTCGCCACCATGCTGGTCGTCGACCTCGTCCTGCTCGCCCTGGTGCTGACCATCACCACCGCGGCGAGCCGCCTCCTCGGCTTCTCGAAGGAGGACGAGATCACCATCGTGTTCTGCGGCTCGAAGAAGAGCCTCGCCTCGGGCGTGCCGATGGCGAACGTGATCTTCGCCGGCCAGGATGTCGGCGGCATCCTGCTGCCCCTGATGCTCTTCCACCAGGTCCAGCTCATGGCCTGCGCGACGCTGGCCCGCCGCTACGCCGCCCGCGCGCAGGCCGTGCTCGCCGCCGAGGGCCCGGACCGGGCCGGCGTGGCGCCCGCGGCGGCGAAGCTCGCGGCGCGTTGA